A region from the Hydra vulgaris chromosome 10, alternate assembly HydraT2T_AEP genome encodes:
- the LOC136086442 gene encoding zinc finger MYM-type protein 1-like, whose translation MNCRGQTYDGAGAMSGHTKGLSSRVLNLNKKATYDHCYSHRLNLAICASCNVQYVKNLLAHVIDVSYFFNLSPTRQQNLEDHIERTAPVAGKKKLKDVCRTRWVEKVKGLDTFQELFIPLVSCIEEMSLNVNKSFNHSTSSSASSLLKLITGFDFIVALCITRNVFDITLPVTRMLQSKSNDIYDGLNLIRALKDVISSLRSIADQHHQMCYEQALKIAHELNVTEAKPRTSFISKNRNNDSSECVFDYFKIAITIPLLDHLSTELGTRVDLPYPLALPGELDLWEAYWLNFEVLIPSLYSNKNIWCKFILN comes from the exons ATGAATTGTAGAGGACAGACATATGATGGTGCTGGGGCAATGTCTGGACACACCAAAGGGTTATCATCTCGtgttttaaatcttaataaaaaagctaCATATGATCATTGTTACAGTCATAGACTTAATTTAGCTATTTGTGCATCATGCAATGTTCAATATGTTAAAAATCTTCTGGCGCATGTTATAGATGTATCAtacttttttaatctttcacCTACAAGGCAACAAAATTTAGAGGATCACATTGAAAGAACTGCTCCAGTtgctggtaaaaaaaaactgaaagatGTTTGCAGAACACGTTGGgtagaaaaagttaaaggttTGGATACTTTTCAAGAACTTTTTATTCCTTTGGTTTCTTGTATTGAAGAAATGTCTTTAAATGTTAATAAGAGTTTTAATCACTCAACGTCTTCCAGTGCATCCTCGCTTCTGAAGTTAATAACAGGTTTTGACTTTATTGTTGCTTTATGTATAACAAGAAATGTGTTTGACATTACTCTTCCAGTAACACGAATGTTGCAGTCAAAGAGTAATGATATTTATGATGGTTTAAATCTTATTCGGGCATTAAAAGATGTTATATCTTCGCTTAGAAGTATAGCTGATCAACACCATCAAATGTGCTATGAACAAGCTCTAAAAATAGCCCATGAGCTAAATGTTACTGAAGCTAAGCCAAGAACttcatttatttcaaaaaacagaaataatgATTCTTCGGAATgtgtttttgattattttaaaatagcaatCACAATTCCTTTGTTAGACCATCTGAGTACTGAACTAGGCACAAG GGTAGATTTACCATATCCACTAGCTTTACCTGGTGAGCTTGACCTATGGGAAGCTTATTGGTTAAATTTTGAAG ttttgataCCATCattatattctaataaaaatatatggtgtaaatttattttaaactaa